Below is a window of Desulfuromonas sp. TF DNA.
TGGTCGCAGTTGCCAACGGTGCCATTCTCGCTTCCAGTATAAACGACGGGCCTGCAGGCCATCAATACAATGCTTGTACAATGATGAATCAACCTGCTTCCCCTCTTCGCTTCCTTGTTCAGTGAACCGTCCGCAGAGTGTCAACCCGTCTTCCAAACAGCTGAACCGGCCAAGGGTTGAAGGCACCGGAAGCCTTCGGCGCAGCCGGAGGACGAGGTCGGGATGTTTCCGGCCGGAGCCTGGAACTTCCTGACGGCGACCTCGAATCGATCCGTGAGGTTCTCGATGCGGCCGGCTACCGCTTCTTCCTCACCCTGGAAAGCCCGGTCAGGGGTTGTCCAGGATCGGTGGGGGGATCGAGTCCGGGACGAAGGCATCCGCAAGGCTCTTCTCTCCGTCCTGCACGGCGATGACCCAAACCGTCTTCAACGGGACGTGGCTTTCGGAGCTGAACGAGATCGTCCCGGTAACGCCCTTGAACCCCTCGGTGTTCTCCAGGGTGCGGAAGAATTCGTTCTTGTTCCGGGAGCGCCCCAGAACGTCCAGCAGGAGCCGGGCGGCGTCGTAGCCGAGAGCGGCGAAGGCATTATTGGGTGCGCTGCCGTAGGCAGCGCGATACGCGGCCATGAACTCCTTCGCCTCGGGCGTGCCGGTCTGCTCCGAGAGCCAAACGTGGGTCGTGAACCAGACATCGTCGGTAGGCCCCGGGTCCCCCACGAGGAGATCGGTCGTATCCAGGCCATCGCCGCCGACGATGGGCTCCGTAACCCCGGCGGCCCGGAGCGAGGCCACCACGTCGCCGACGCAGTCGGGAAGTCCGGCGAGGTAGACGAACGACGGCTGCTGTGGAAGCCCTGCCACCTGCCGGCCCAGAGCGGTGATGTCACATCCGCCGTCGTAGGAGGCGTCCAGGAGCACGGTGCCGCCGAGCTCCACGAATCGCGTACGGAAATAGCGGGGCAGGGTTCGCGTGTACTGAGAGGTGGAATCCCAAAGGATCGCCGCTGAGCTTCCGAACTCCGACAGGCCGAACTCCGCGGCAGCCGCCGCCTGCGTGTTGTCGCCGAAGGGAGTCAGAAAGATGTAGTCCCCGACCATCTCCGGAAGCGCGGGATCGGTCGCTCCAATGGACAGGAACGGCACCCTCGAACGCTGGAAGAAGGGGCCCGCTATCAGGACGGAGTCGTTGTCCGTGAAGCCTGCAGCGAGCGACACGCTCGAGGCGATGTGCGAGGCGGCTGATTCGGTGGCTGCGGGATCCGATTGCGTATCGATGAGAGCGTAGAAGGGGATGGATCCGTCCTCGTGCCCCTGCTGGAGTCCGAGGACGAAACCGTTCATGGCCGGGCGGCCGAGGCTCGCCTGGGCTCCCTGAAGGTCAAGCAAAACGGCGACTTGGGATGTCCGCGCGTGACGATGTTCCATCTGGGCGGCAGCGACGGCCGGATCGATCCCGATCCAGAGAAGCGCAACAGCCAGAAGCACGGTTGCAGGGTAAGGGCGATGCATGCTGTCCTCCATTCAGGTTCTCGTTGGGGCCTGTGTTGATTGTACCCGAGCTTGCTCCCGAAAGTTGCCTCTCCTGCCAACAGGCGCAACGGAAGCTAAGAGTTGCATTTTCGTGAATAAATAGTATCCTTTGCGGGATTGCACCCCTTTCTCGAAAAACTCTCTCGACCAGGATCTAATCAAACCCGATGGATTTCTTTTCCGCATATCCCGGGAGTCGGAAGAAGGTCGCATTTCTTGCAACCCTCGCCCTTTTGCTGACTTTCTCGGAAACCGCCGCCGGACAAAGCGCCGATCATGAGAAGCATGGAGCGGGGCATTCTGAAGAGCCCGCGCAAGTCCACGTCCATCCCGAGACTTCGGCGCAGCCGGAGGCCGAGGTCGGGCTGGAGGAGCATCTCGGAGCGCGCATTCCCCTGGATCTTGTTTTCAGGGACGAGGCGGGGCAGCCAGTTACCCTCGCAGAGCTGGTCACCATGCCGACCGTCATCGCCCCGGTCTATTACGACTGCCCCAACGTCTGCAGCTTTCTGCAGGCCGGAATGGCGCGGAGCCTGCCGGAGGTGAAACTGAAGGCCGGTGAGGATTTTCGGGTCCTTTCGATCAGCTTCGACGAGACGGAAACACCCGAGAAGGCGAGGCGCAGCAAGGCGATTTACATGGACGCCATGCGCAAGCAGTTTCCGGCCGGAGCCTGGAACTTCCTGACCGGGGACCTCGAGTCCATCCGTGAGCTTCTCGATGCGGCCGGCTACCGTTTCAAGAGACAAGGGGAAGACTTCCTCCACCCCGTCGTCCTGTTCGTAGTCGACAAGGAAGGCCGGATCGTGCGCTACCTGCACGGCACCAACGTCCTGCCGATGGATCTCACCCTGGCCTTGGTGGAGGCCTCCGAGGGACGGATCGGGCCGACCATCCGAAGGGTGGCGCAATTCTGCTTCAGCTATGATCCCGAGAACAAGCGATACGTATTCAACCTTTTCCGGGTGTCGGCAACGGTAATACTGATCACCGCCGGCACGTTTCTGGCTTTTCTGATCTGGACCGGACGCAAGAAGTCCGATCTTTCGAGGTAACCATGGCAGCAAACGATTCGACCACCATCGACCGGGGTTTTCTCGCACCCACCGGCAACGGCCTCTTCGGCTGGATCTTCTCCACCGACCATAAGCGCATCGGCCTGCTCTACATGTACGCGGTGCTCACCTTTTTCATCGTGGGAGCGGCGCTCGGTGTCACCATCCGCCTGGAGCTGATGGCGCCGGGGGAGACGATCGTCTCGGCCCAGACCTATAACGCCCTGTTCACCCTGCATGGGGTGATCATGGTCTTTCTCTTCATCATACCGGGCGTTCCGGGAATTTTCGGAAATCTTTTCCTCCCCCTTCATCTCGGCGCCAACGATGTCGCCTTTCCCCGCCTCAATCTCCTTTCCTGGTGGCTTTACATCATCGGGGCCTGCATGGCCCTGGGCTCCCTCTTCAGCGGCGGCGGCCCCCCCGACACCGGTTGGACCTTCTATGTTCCCTTCAGCGTCCAGACCACCACGAACGTGTCGTTGGCAGCCTTCGCTGTCTTTGTCCTCGGCTTTTCCTCGATCCTGACCGGCCTCAACTTCATCACCACCGTTCACCGGCTGCGGGCGCCGGGAGTCACCTGGGGCCGGGTGACCCTTTTCGTCTGGTCGCTTTACGCCACCGCATGGGTTCAGCTCCTGGCGACACCGATCCTCGCCATCACCGTGTCGCTGGTCGTTCTCGAACGGATTCTGGGGGCCGGCCTCTTCGATCCCTCCAAGGGGGGGGATCCGATCATGTTTCAGCACCTGTTCTGGATCTACTCCCATCCCGCCGTCTATATCATGGTTCTGCCCGGCATGGGAATCATCTCCGAAATCATTCCGGCCTTCGCCCGCAAGCCGATCTTCGGCTACTGGGCCGTTGCCTTTTCGAGCCTCGGAATCGCCGCTGCGGGCTCCCTGGTCTGGGGGCACCACATGTTCGTCAGCGGGATGAGCGACATGGCCATTCTGGTCTTCTCGCTCCTCACCTTCATCGTCGCCATTCCTTCGGCGGTCAAGGTCTTCAACTGGGTGGCTACCCTCTACAAGGGGTCGATCTCCCTCGAGCCGCCGATGCTGTACGCCCTCAGCTTCATCTTTCTCTTTTCCCTGGGCGGACTGACCGGACTGATCCTCGGCTCGGCGGCCACCGACGTCCATGTTCACGACACCCATTTCGTCGTCGGTCACTTTCACTACGTGATGTTCGGCGGCACCGGTTTCGCCTTTTTCGGCGCGATGCATTACTGGTTTCCCAAGATCTTCGGCCGGATGTACAACAAAAAAATAGCCACCATCGCCTGGGCCCTCATGTTCGCCGGCTTCAATATCCTCTACTTTTCCATGAAAATTCTCGGCCTGCGGGGCATGCCTCGACGCTATTACGATTATCTGCCCGAGTATGCCGATCTCAACATGATCGCCACTATCGGCTCCTGGATTCTCGCTGCCGGCCTGGTGCTGATGTTCGTCAACATCATCCGCGGCTCCCGTTCCGGCCTGCTGGCGGGAGACAACCCATGGGGAAGCCTCACCCTGGAGTGGACCCTTTCCTCGCCGCCTCCGGCTGAAAACTTCCCCGACGACCTGGTGGTCGACCGGGGACCCTACGATTACGATGCCAGG
It encodes the following:
- a CDS encoding ABC transporter substrate-binding protein, which codes for MHRPYPATVLLAVALLWIGIDPAVAAAQMEHRHARTSQVAVLLDLQGAQASLGRPAMNGFVLGLQQGHEDGSIPFYALIDTQSDPAATESAASHIASSVSLAAGFTDNDSVLIAGPFFQRSRVPFLSIGATDPALPEMVGDYIFLTPFGDNTQAAAAAEFGLSEFGSSAAILWDSTSQYTRTLPRYFRTRFVELGGTVLLDASYDGGCDITALGRQVAGLPQQPSFVYLAGLPDCVGDVVASLRAAGVTEPIVGGDGLDTTDLLVGDPGPTDDVWFTTHVWLSEQTGTPEAKEFMAAYRAAYGSAPNNAFAALGYDAARLLLDVLGRSRNKNEFFRTLENTEGFKGVTGTISFSSESHVPLKTVWVIAVQDGEKSLADAFVPDSIPPPILDNP
- a CDS encoding SCO family protein, whose protein sequence is MDFFSAYPGSRKKVAFLATLALLLTFSETAAGQSADHEKHGAGHSEEPAQVHVHPETSAQPEAEVGLEEHLGARIPLDLVFRDEAGQPVTLAELVTMPTVIAPVYYDCPNVCSFLQAGMARSLPEVKLKAGEDFRVLSISFDETETPEKARRSKAIYMDAMRKQFPAGAWNFLTGDLESIRELLDAAGYRFKRQGEDFLHPVVLFVVDKEGRIVRYLHGTNVLPMDLTLALVEASEGRIGPTIRRVAQFCFSYDPENKRYVFNLFRVSATVILITAGTFLAFLIWTGRKKSDLSR
- a CDS encoding cbb3-type cytochrome c oxidase subunit I, which translates into the protein MAANDSTTIDRGFLAPTGNGLFGWIFSTDHKRIGLLYMYAVLTFFIVGAALGVTIRLELMAPGETIVSAQTYNALFTLHGVIMVFLFIIPGVPGIFGNLFLPLHLGANDVAFPRLNLLSWWLYIIGACMALGSLFSGGGPPDTGWTFYVPFSVQTTTNVSLAAFAVFVLGFSSILTGLNFITTVHRLRAPGVTWGRVTLFVWSLYATAWVQLLATPILAITVSLVVLERILGAGLFDPSKGGDPIMFQHLFWIYSHPAVYIMVLPGMGIISEIIPAFARKPIFGYWAVAFSSLGIAAAGSLVWGHHMFVSGMSDMAILVFSLLTFIVAIPSAVKVFNWVATLYKGSISLEPPMLYALSFIFLFSLGGLTGLILGSAATDVHVHDTHFVVGHFHYVMFGGTGFAFFGAMHYWFPKIFGRMYNKKIATIAWALMFAGFNILYFSMKILGLRGMPRRYYDYLPEYADLNMIATIGSWILAAGLVLMFVNIIRGSRSGLLAGDNPWGSLTLEWTLSSPPPAENFPDDLVVDRGPYDYDARDYKAQEG